The Quercus lobata isolate SW786 chromosome 4, ValleyOak3.0 Primary Assembly, whole genome shotgun sequence genome segment gaAGTGGACTCCTACAGGTAGGCGACTAATCACAGGCTCTCAAAGTGGGGAATTCACTCTCTGGAATGGACAgtcatttaattttgaaatgattcTTCAGGTACATAATTGTATAAAGTTACATGTTCTCCTTTTTTTTGCCATCAAATAGAAGCCATGTTGATGGCTTTTGGAATTTCTACTCTGTAGGCCCATGATCAAGCAATCAGGTCAATGGTGTGGAGTCATAATGACAACTGGATGGTTTCTGGTGATGATGGGGGCGCAATAAAGTAAATATATTTCTTAAGAGAATTTGCAGTGCTGTTcagccacaattttttttttcaaaaaaatatttctttgaattttgttgGATGAAAACTTGAATTCATTCAAATTTACAAATGTATTGGATTTTTGGTGGGCATTCCTAGGTATTGGCAGAACAACATGAATAACGTTAAGGCTAATAAATCTGCTCATAAAGAATCTGTCCGGGACTTAAGGTAGCTAACCTTATGTATTATATTTTCTAGATGAGTATTCTCCATGAGGTATATCATTTATGACTATTTGAACAGCTTTTGTAGGACAGACCTGAAGTTTTGCTCCTGCTCAGATGATACAACTGTTAAAGTTTGGGATTTTGCGCGGTGCCAAGAAGAGCGTTCATTGTCCGGTAATGTGCTTTGAACActcaaaagaatgaaaaatatatattttttcattaaagttacacatgcacccacTGGGTTTTGAACCAAATACCGCACTCTCCATCCCATTTTACTGATTTCCGGATTTGCAGTTATGTCTGATTTCATCTCCTACTGAAGATATGCAATGGCACAGAGCAAGCCTTTGCTTTCTGGAGATGAACATATATGATGTGTAAAAAGGCGTCTCatgcttctttttttaagtttctttgTATATTGTTTTGTGTAAAACATTCTATACatcaatgaaataaataaagccTTTTCTTTGGGATAAATGAAACTTGGTTCTTATGTAGGAGTAtaattttatacttaaaaaatatatatattttttctaattgattttttttttttggaatatatGTCCATTAGTACCTTGCTTCGCACATATGTAGTTTCCCATTTGGTGGGATTGGTTGTTTGCATATTCTTCTAACAGATTGTTCCTCTTATTCTTTAGCTGAACAATGTGATAAATTTATTCTTGCTTGCATGTAAAATATCTTCCTTTACCATGTTCCTTAATGTTATATATCTGTTTAATGTGCACGAAGTAACCTAAGAATATTCTATGTGGGATTTGAACTCAGGCAGGCCATGGTTGGGATGTGAAGAGCGTTGACTGGCACCCTACAAAATCTCTGCTAGTTTCAGGTGTTTACTACAGCTCTGTTGTGAGCTTTGTTAAAATCTTCATGTAGGTTGTAATAGCAAATTTATCGCTGCTTGACTGGTTGTGATGTAGGTGGTAAAGACAACCTTGTGAAACTCTGGGACGCCAAATCGGGGAGAGAGCTTTGTTCATTGTCAGTACAATATTTTCATTGTTAAGCCCTTAGTATAGTTAATTAGTTGAATTCTTATGAGGACTCACACATTTTGTTTGCAGCCATGGCCACAAAAACATGGTTCTTTGTGTCAAATGGAACGAAAATGGAAACTGGGTGCTAACTGCTTCAAAGGATCAAATCATCAAGGTAGATAACATATTTCTCACTTTAAAACTGTCAGTCAAGTTGATAGGGCCTATattgtttattacttttttctttttattttttataactatcCTTTTTAATcacttttcctctctctctctctctctctctctctctctctcataatgaTGTTATTGCATCTGCATTTGTAGCTCTATGACATTAGGGCTATGAAGGAGCTTGAATCTTTCCGTGGGCATAGGAAAGATGTGACTGGTAAGTGACAGCCTTCTGTTAATACAAATCCTTGCGTGAAAAGAATTGTGGAAAAATGCTATATTTATTATGTTAATTTTACTAAAGTATTTGACAATGTTGCAAATTGATGTGAGTGTAAATATATGGAATAAAGCCATGTACTTGTGATCGAAAATTATGAGGTTTTTGCATTGCCTGCATTGTTTATTCTGCTGTTATTGCATTCTAGCGTCTCTTTTTGTGCCTTAATTATATGGGACTTTCCCGTTCTAACTTAGGCATCATATCATGATTTGAATATAGTGATGTGGGTTTCTAAATATCATATGCCTCAAATGCATTAAAAAACTCTGTAGTCTGTGTTGGTGTTGTTGATAATAATTTAAGGAATCTAGGTATTTAATGCTGAAAACATAGTTAACCTATTCCAAATGTGGCTCTTCAAAGGGCTTTTTAATGAATTACCGGTAATGTGATTATGAAAGCAGTAAACCCATTCCAAGTGAGAACCATTTGTCAATGCTGAAAGCTACTATTGCTCAGTAATACTTGATGTTCATCAATGGTGATGGTTAAAGGTAGGCGGGTAGGGTTCCTGATATTGTCATGTTACCTACTTTAAATTAACAGGGTCTCTCATAGAGCCttgaaatttgttaattttagtCCTTGATTGGATTTAATTACtacaattagaaaatttagggaagaaaattttcttaaacCCTAACTACAAGGACATGCTTAAAACCTGCCCTCAATCATTGTATAATAAGATGTGTCTAATCcgtacttataaaaaaaaagatgtgtcTAATCCTTATTATCCTTATTGCTGTTTGTTTTCTATCTGGTTTCTTAAATCTTTGGATGTGCATCTTGTACATATCTTAAAGTCTGTCAGGACACTAATGTGAAGTCTAAAAAGGATAGTCATTATATTTGTTGTCTTGTGACTACATGATAACAtaacataaaaaagaattaacTTAAAAATTCTTCCCTAAACAGGGAACAAACacgcattttaatttttaaggagTGGTATGGAGAGCATAATAATAGGTTTTGAAAACTTTAACTATTTAAACTAAATACTTTACCCTAAAAGGAACTTATGCTATATATTAatccaaaaataattcataagaTTGAGGTTAATGCTGATATGATCTTGGTGGGGGCTGGGTATTTTTATTGTCAAATATTAGCTGCTTGGAATCTGAATCTTGGTTGAGTGAAGTACTAGACATAATCATGGCAAATATAAGTGATTGGATCAGATTCTACATCTATAAGAATTAACGTATTATCCAGGTTGCATTGTATTTATATCCCATAGCCATATCCGTGCTTCATAAGGTATAATATAACCTCAAAAGTGGTTTGTTTCACAGGAGAAATTAGcatcacttataaaaaatgttgcaGTTTCTAGTTGCATGCCATTTATTTTTAGCAACTCATTCTTTGTGGCTAAGTTAGTGTGGGTGGACTATTTACTTGAAAATTGCATATAAATTTGCTGAAAAGATGCATTTGACTGGCTTTGGCTGCTAAAAATTGAAGATAGGAGTGGTTTTGTTCAGTAATTTGCACTGGGCCCATGTGTTTTGATAGTCTGATACTGGACCATGAGTGGGGTGGGGGGGGAGGGGTTACATGCATGCTAATCCGTTGCTATTACCTTTAGATGCATACGTTGAGAaatatttcatgatttttttggtCAAATTAACAGCTGTGTGTGTAAGTCTTATTCACAAATAAAAAACAGCTCTTCACAATTTTGGCACTGCACATTAACCATTCTGCTGAAGTTTGAGGTCTTATTTGGTTGTGGACTAAAGTTAGGGTTGTCATGCTTCTGTATTAGTGGCAAAGCTATTGACGAGCAAGTTTTGACCAACATCACTAACAACTCACTTGTTTAATATGCTAATGCATTTCTTGTGTAATTTGCATGACATTAATTTCCGCACACACCCCCAccctccccccaaaaaataaatgtaatttttgAGACATTGATACTTATGttgcatttttgttttcaattgtCAGCTTTGGCTTGGCACCCATTCCACGAGGAATACTTTGTTAGTGGGAGTTTTGATGGGTCCATTTTCCATTGGCTTGTTGGGTAAAGTATTTTTTAATTCAGGACAGTTTCCTTTACTGGTTGTATAGAATTTATTGTTCCTTAGGGTTTttaaaaatgtgtgtaatgAATTCATGTTTTACCTCTTGTATTCTTCCATTTTTCCTTCCTGTACAGTGCATTGAACATATTTTACAAGAAAGAATCCATATTAAGGGAGGAAACCTATTGCTATTCACCTATTTTGGATTTGTTTAGTAATGTTATAAAATTGAATGAGGATTTAGATGAATTTAGTGAGAAGTTTGCAATGAAATTACTCTCTATATGCTAACAGAAGTTCATTCTGATGAAtcagattgtttttttttgataagtaataagatatattgataaaaaaggaACATACTAGTGCACAGGGAGTGAAGAATATTGTTGTTATGCAGGGTAAGGGAAGAGAAGAAtagagttcttttttttttggggggggggggtgttgttgGGGGAAGTGGGCTAGGAGAGGATTCTTAAATTGTGGTACATGGTCTCATTGtcttttcaattttagaatGTAAGATTTAGGAGGCGTCTGAGCACACACCCCTCTATCGCTGGTTTACTTTCCTTTATTATTggcaaatattttacatgttcATAAAGTAAGATCCTTTGCATAGAGGTCTTATAGAATTCAAGTAGGTGTATTTCTCTACTAATTAgggaaaagaggagagagaattaGGGTACATTTGATAGTTGAGAATAATAGaaattggattaaaaaaatagtataaaataagggaTCTGCATAAGGGAGACTTGATCAACTATTGTGTATTGATTATGACAGAATGTGGTGAATATAAAATAGGTGTTAAGATCTTGAGGTGAGAAGGATCACTCTCATTAAAAGTATGCTATCTTCCCTTCCTACAAATTTCATGTCACTTCTTGCAATGCCAATTTATATAGCAAACATACTGGAAAAACTTGTGATATTCATTGTGGGAGGGAAGGCAGCCAAACTTAATGCGTTTGCTCCCCTTTTTGTATGACCAAAATAGATGAGTGATGTCACCTACCAGTCCTCTTAATACTCTTAGTTTTCTATTTGGGTTTCTTTGGGTTCTATTTACATGCTTAATGCTCTGTGTATATTCCTGCTGGAAATTTGTGTCTTATCACTGCTTGGATCCTCATGACGCAGAGGTCACTAGTTtgactccccccccccccccccggccgcgtccctcttctctttctttccccTCCCCTTTGGGTCAAAAACTTAcatataaaaaaccaaaaaagaaaaagaaaaaagtgaaggtATCTTATGACTGTTTCTGTTGCACAGGCATGAAACTCCCCAGGTAGAAATTCCCAATGCACATGATAATGCTGTGTGGGACCTTGCATGGCATCCTATTGGATATCTTCTCTGCAGGTGAACTCAATCTTCTTGTTCATGATCATTTTGGCAGTCCTTATTTATATGTTTAGAGTTATGAATAATCTTTTACGGTGGCCTTGTTTTGCTGTCTTTCCTGATAGTCGACCATATTATTAGAATGTGTGATGTTAAATTCATTTAGAGTGAATTCTATGATACTTATAAATAGacttaattacttttttatcctttattgggggggggggggggggggaagaaacTTAGAGAACAcacaaatattgaaaaaaatttaactatggTTATCCAAGGAAAATAACTTGTAGTAAATTAGTGcttcaaaaaagaatataatatgGCCAAAGATTTTAGTGGCCTGATCAAATTGAtatattgctttcttctttagATGACTTTTCAAGGTTCAAGTTGAGTAGAAAATTATATGACAATGCCTTATTGGCTAGGGCCtgtcctaaattatttttctGGCCATGAGTTTGCTGGCTATGGTGAAGGATATAAATTAACAGGACAAACGTCGAGCTAGctggttttttgggtttttttttaataccttaATAATAATAGCCAATAGCCTTTGGGTTAAATGGCAACTCCACCCTCGTAAGTATTGGGTTGTTGGCAGAGGTGGGACTTCAAATCTCCTTTGCTGTGTGAATCTTTACCtagaggaaaaaaatagtttgtgatttttgtttttgagataAGTATATAAAGAAgtttgtggggtttttttttttttttttttttttttaaaaataatttttatcgTATTTACTAAAAATGGTCTTAACTGTAATTGTGGTGTTATCCCTTAAGGTCTTGTGTTTGAGTCCTGGACTTGCCTGATACCTGTGTTTGTATCTAGGTTTACCGTTGCCCCAATAAGTGGGGTCCAGGGTTTCCTAGTCATCAAAAAAAGTAATGCCAATAAAGGCAGCCTTTGGTAGAGTATAAATCGAGAGGAGCTCTATTGAAGGCCTcatgttttttctattttaattaactATCTGTAGGTTTtttcatatttgtgttttagttttatattggTGCATACATCGTCAAGTCGTAGCTGTTTATCAAACTTGTGTGGTTTCTTCTGCAGTGGTAGCAATGATCATACAACAAAGTTCTGGTGCAGAAATAGGCCAGGAGACACTGCTCGTGATAAATTTAGCATGGGTCAGGCCCAAGGTTGTAACTCCCTTCCCCACCCACCTAGAGAGCTGACCCTTTGATCTTCTGTTATTGGGTGTTTATCAGTCTCAATATTCCAAATTTGACTTGTTGGACTGTATGGTCCAATGGAAAGTAAAAACTTTCCTCGAGTATTGTCATGacttaaaatggaaaatttattcttattttttccacttCCAATTCAATTTGGTGTATAGTTAAGGTGTTTGTGAATTTATGGGAAAGTATGCTATATAAATTCCTGAGTAGAActgtaaaaattttatgaaaattcaGAATTGAGGTAGAAATGGATAACATGTCTCATTATCTTAGTATTTTCATCTGTATCAGGTTATGGTGAGCAAAACCCTGTTATTGGTGGTCGCATGACTGGTAATTTCCCAGTACCTGAAGGGCCAGCGACTCCAGGACCATTTCCTCCTGGGTTGACTCGAAATGAAGGAACCATTCCTGGTGTTGGAGTTGCGATGCCATTACAAATTCCTCTTGATGCATCAGCTCAGGGAGAGCAAAAGCAGCCTCTTCCACTTTCAATGCCATTAGGGGCTCCTCCTCTCCCTCCTGGTCCACATCCCTCTCTTCTTGCTTCCAATCAACAGCAAGCATATCAACAAAATCCACAGATCCAgcaacaacaccaccaccaacagCACCAGCCACTCCCACAACAAATGGCTCCTTTGCCTATGCCCCCTCCAAATATGGGACAGCTACAGCCTCCATCTCATTTACCGTTGCTTCCACATCCCCATTTACCTCGCCCTCCACCCCAAATGTCCCCACTTGGTATGCCTTCATCAATCCCATCTTCAATGCCAGGATCGATGTCCATGCCTTCATCAGGACCTGCCTCGCATCCATTGTCAATGCCTCCAGTGGTATGATTAGTGTGCagttttactttttgtttaaCATTTTGAAACTCAGGTTTCCAATGTGGCAGTCAGTGTGATCTGCTTGTGAGCATGGCTTCACACGCAAATGTGTGCGCTCgcttaaaaaaagaagattgtTTGTTGGTCTGCATGTGCTGCTTAGTAATTACTAGGACATTTTATTCTCCAGGCTTAGTGCAAGCCTTGAAGTACCTTAAGCGGGGCCACCTTTAGAAACTccattttttgcatttgttttatttgtagCTGAATGTGAATAAGATGTGTGTATTTCTGTGCGTGTATTTCCAGTGTGGCAGTCAGTTTGATCTGCTTGTGAGCAAGGCTTCACATGCAAATGCGTGCTctcacttaaaaaaagaagattattGGTTGGTCTGCATTTGCTGCTTCGTAATTACTAGGTGCTGCTGGGTGTCCTTtagaaacttcatttttttttgcatttgttttattCACAGCTGAATGTGAATAAGACGTGTGTATTTCGGTGTGTATTGGCAAAATTATCGTATTCAAACCATTTCAGTTCTCCCCCCCTCCCACCCCTCACCACACAAAGGTGTACCCCTCAAATTAAACAATTTGTGAAATGGAGGATTCAAAGTGGACCATCTCTTTTTAACAGTAATGGTTATAAGGCTTAATCTGCAACAGTTCACCCTCCCCAACTCTCTTACGATGTCTCTTCTTTCTGTGGATGGGTGATACTATGTGCTATGGCATTGGATTTTTACTGGCATGCTTGTGTGTGACAAcatcaaaatcattttataatttgatgtggCATGTAAGCTTTTTGAAGAAGGTTATACtttcaaaaagttttctctATGGATTTGTACTGTCATCAATCATCAACATGATTCTCTGTAATTTATACTTGCAAGCTACCCTTGTGACTTTTTATTTCACATGTTATTCAGAAAATCATTCATCATTGCTAGTTTCAGGGGTGTTGCTTATTGAGCATTCCTCTTTCTCACGTTTGAAAAATCTTTTATTGGTACTGAAAAAAATAATCTCACTTCAGGGAATGCAAGGTACAATGAATCAGATAGTTCCTCCATTGCCACAGGGCCATTTCATGGGCATGAACCCTATGCACTCTGGACCCTTGTCTACAAGTGGAGTACCTCCAGTTGGAGGTTTTCCGAATGGCTTGCCAAATATGCAGGCACCATCAAATGCAAGTGGGCCCCAAATGTATCCTCAGGGTGGGACATTTAACCGGCCACAAGCTGGACAAATGTCAATGATGCAAGGGTATAATCCCTATCAGGTAAGATAGAGAGGTTTGTTTTTGTGAACTGCTATTTGTAGGAGTTAATCACTTATTGTAGGAGTTATGGACAAAGTTTTTAgcattataaaattttcttgcttttgGTGGCTGTTCTTGTTCAAGAATCCCTAgctaaaactcttttttttttttttttaaaaaaaaaagtgatatgcTTCAACATTCTTGTTATTTGGCCCAGCAAAGTTATCATTGTTTCTATATGGCCTTGATTTTTGTGGGACTTGGATCGGAAATTGGAACCAAGAGTACTTATTATCagttataaaaagaaaaaaagaagagagaatacTGTGTATAATGGAAGGTTAATAGTGGTGAGCACATGgctataaaattttcaattggaTAAGTGTAAAGGGGGTAGATTTAATCATACATGAAAAAACTATCTCAGGGTCCTTGCCTGTTTACAACTTTTTGCCTTAGGAAGGATCTTTCAATAGCATTTTGACATGAAATAACCCCTGGCTTTGACTTCAGTGTTATGACTATCACATTCTGCCCTTCCCTACTTTTATGGCTTGGCCTGTTAGGTGAAGGCCCCTAGATTATCCAGCAACTAGTTTTGGCGGGTAGAATCAATTGCCTATAAGTTTTATTGGTTAGAGGCGAGTCCAAAAAgctcttctttagaaaggttTCCTAAAGGTTTCCTACGTTAAGagtgtgtgtgtaaaaatatCTCCAATGCCTccgaagaaaaaggaaaacctTGGCTCTAAGTGGAAAAGGGTGGGGTTGACTTTGTTTAGGTTTGTAGTTCAGATCTTACCAATATATTAATCACTACCGTCAGCTATAGTGATTTGTTATGAGGTTTATAGCATTTTAGATTGCCTGATCTGAATCAtgtttacttcttcttttaattattattattattttacttgcAATAAGTGGGAGTGGGGGGATTTGTTTTTTAACATTGGTTTGTTGGTCATCATTGACGATGGGGGGTGGCATTCTTTGCCAAAATTTATAGGTAGTAAATGTATAACTCAATGTTGTGAAGTCGGGGGTCCTATTTCAAGACCTCACCGAGATTGGGCTTGTGTGCAATTTGTAAAATAGTCTGGCTGAAACTAATGTGTTCTACTCTTGCTTATTACAGTCTGGGAATCAAGCTGGTCTgcatccacctccaccaccaggTCCGCCACCTCATGGCCAAACTCCTCAGTAGACCATATTTTGcatcggatttttttttttttcttttttttcattgcaaCAGCTGCCATCTATCCCAGAGGAACGCGATCCTCTCTTAGAGAATTTGTCTCAGTGTTATTCCTCTCATTTTGTctctgttcttttttcttttctttttgtagtcCTTGGTCAATaactcattattatttttagtctATGAAATCattcaaatatttgaagaatttcCTTTAGTTGAGCTATAGATTCATcgtattttgttaatttgataGGATTTCCTTGTGGTTGAGCTCTTCATCTTGTTTGCTCTATGGCTGGTTTATATCAATGTGTGGCCCAGAATGGTTCAAAAGTACCCtttttttccctccctcttCCCAAAGCAACTTGGATCAATTGCATAAGTGTTAACACAATTAACACAATTTATTATAGAGCGCAGCCCAACTACTAACATGGCAAACTTCCTCAGACTGTTTTCCTTGATACGATTTATTACCCAATTATTAATAGGAGCTCTTGAACTTTTTAGTATTtcttaatagaaaataaaaatgaaatagaggtTATGTAATTatgcaataaataaattattttagggtGTTAAGTAGCTCTTAATAACCAGGCCcacatttgttttattttttttgagggtgagGCCCACATTTGTTGTTTCGTGTCTATGTACTAACTTAAAAATAATTGCCAAGAGCTTGTAGTTAGTATTTTTTGAAGTTTCTAATTAATAAAGTTAGGGTTCAAATATCTTCTCTCTCattgtaattattaaattttaaaaaataaaaaaaattattcactcTACAAACTATGGGTTTTTCGTTTGGAACTTATACTGAAAGTTAgtttttttgtccttaaacattgtaaagagttttttattttttcttcaaaaatttaggGATAAAATTAGTGATGTAAAGAAAAACTTGTGTCAATATTTTAGGGGggaaaatgatatattttaaagtttaagaatggaaaatgaaacattttcaatagtttaaaaataaagatttttttttttttttgaatttagagacaaaaaataaaattcatgcaaatattaaagataaaaataatattttagtccaGTCAATATCAATCACAAAATAGATTTtactgaaattttgataatCCAATTCGGTTTCACCCGTTTTCTTTTTCGATGAAAAAGATCCTTGCTCATGTTCgcatttgcctttttttttttttgactaggTCTAAGCTTGTTGACGGTTTGTTTTGCCTTTCCGAGTATAGTAGGAATGAGATCAGATGGGGTCAAACTTTGGTTtagattttgaagaaaattatcaaatctGCAGTATTTTGTTGGATCCCAATTTGTTAGTTCAGAGAAATCATTGCCTATACTGCGTATGTTGTTCAGATGCTAGTGTATTGTTTGATACGGGTTGCTCTTTGCTTCTACTCATTGAGTATGCAATGATAAATTACTAGAAAATGGACTAGGATTTACTCATCTGTTTTGAAATGTAGAGTATTTAGTTCTTGaagatttttgtttataaaattttagtgaaaaatagagagaatagGAAGATAAAATCAATATAGATTGATAGAGTACTTACACTCATGGAAGTAAGTGACTAATAATTTTAATCTCGAAAAATATGATTTACAACATTATTAGACTGCCCCTATGAAAAACCCTAATCATTGATGCTTCATTTCACCTACTATGATCTGTCCTTGAGACCCCTAAATTAAAAACTCGTATTACTTTCTTATTCAAAATATGAGACATTATCTCTAACACTAATCTATGGTGAATATTTAGTTTCATGAATTTTGAAGGCATATTGTATAATTTTACGAGACTTTGagacatttatttttagatttgtgAAACGCTAAATATTCACCAAGAGCCTTATAGCTTAACTAATTGAGCCACCTAATGTGTATATGatatttagggtttaaatctttcctttccgttgtaactattgaattattgaataaaaaaagaatttaaaacaaTTGAGAACAATTATATAATCATTTAATCTTCGTTGTCAATCAAGaacaaagaaatgaaaggaaGAGAGTAAAGAAAGGGGtggaaaaaacaagaagagaaaaTTCCTTATTCTAATTTTAGTATACAAATTCGTAGAATGAGAGCCACGATTTTAAAACTATCATACGCAATTCAACCTGTCCAAGAAACAATAACTACTTATCGTGATCAATCGTATACAAAACCAGtcttatattatttatttatttattttcataaaaaaaaaaacagtgaaaTAACATGGAAATAAGCACTGTAAGGATCAATCAAACACTCCATCTCCATCTTCATACTGGATAGAACGAGCAATACCATCAGCAACCAAGAAACACGTAGAGAGCCATTCACATAGTCCCATCCAAACCTTTGTGGCCACCCAAAGTATTGCACTTGCTCTCATTGGCATTATAAATCCTTCTTCTtgtgctttttctctcttcttccaaATActtgaacataaaaaaaaatgaaaatgaaaataaaaataataaaagaggaCTCAATAGAATGGCATGATACAACCTCTAATTTCAATAAGTCTCccctgaaaaaagaaaaatgaaaaagagacgTATACAAAAGAATTTAGAGAACAAATTCAAAACCTCTTGCCAGCATTTTGGAGCCCCCCAAGGGATTCATCCCTGTAATAATTTGATGTGTGTAGTACTGGGGGACTGCATATACCAGAAGGAATAATTACATACTCGAAGAGGTTTTGATATTCTTgtttgtcccaaaaaaaaag includes the following:
- the LOC115986969 gene encoding flowering time control protein FY-like; its protein translation is MMYGDPQQHQHQHQQYNPQQQQQQQQQQQGGDFHRGPPPPPPQMMRQPSASSSTLNPEYHHPSGPPPPYDAHGDSFAAKRMRKLTQRRAVDYTSTVVRYMQIRMWQRDSRDRTALQPTPAAAIDMLPTVAYSDNPSTSFAAKFVHTSLNKNRCSINRVLWTPTGRRLITGSQSGEFTLWNGQSFNFEMILQAHDQAIRSMVWSHNDNWMVSGDDGGAIKYWQNNMNNVKANKSAHKESVRDLSFCRTDLKFCSCSDDTTVKVWDFARCQEERSLSGHGWDVKSVDWHPTKSLLVSGGKDNLVKLWDAKSGRELCSFHGHKNMVLCVKWNENGNWVLTASKDQIIKLYDIRAMKELESFRGHRKDVTALAWHPFHEEYFVSGSFDGSIFHWLVGHETPQVEIPNAHDNAVWDLAWHPIGYLLCSGSNDHTTKFWCRNRPGDTARDKFSMGQAQGYGEQNPVIGGRMTGNFPVPEGPATPGPFPPGLTRNEGTIPGVGVAMPLQIPLDASAQGEQKQPLPLSMPLGAPPLPPGPHPSLLASNQQQAYQQNPQIQQQHHHQQHQPLPQQMAPLPMPPPNMGQLQPPSHLPLLPHPHLPRPPPQMSPLGMPSSIPSSMPGSMSMPSSGPASHPLSMPPVGMQGTMNQIVPPLPQGHFMGMNPMHSGPLSTSGVPPVGGFPNGLPNMQAPSNASGPQMYPQGGTFNRPQAGQMSMMQGYNPYQSGNQAGLHPPPPPGPPPHGQTPQ